A genomic segment from Melanotaenia boesemani isolate fMelBoe1 chromosome 9, fMelBoe1.pri, whole genome shotgun sequence encodes:
- the si:ch211-137a8.4 gene encoding high mobility group nucleosome-binding domain-containing protein 5 — protein sequence MAATEASVAPVVQEDGKTPENKPAEAEQPAKTANSETVNSEVVDKDGTAVNSEVVDNKETVNNDTEAAAGTLEGGEAASGEVAPPQNSENASSAEPKTSFLDSFLNKSGLGKVMGGRKKKEHSAAAGGGEESQVEGGEKEGEKGGEEDAAGEGGAEGAAEGEAATDKAAENGEKEEEKKGEKGKPAEAKSTVRDLIRKPVARIFSHRSTEKKDGAAAEPQKEVMVRSKSLDRLGDPEALNAPVDSTVEEGGAAGGAEGEQKASSSSSATKHMKRWHSFKKLMAQKTHKKSSGGEDGKEEGADGEGGGGDSSTLDSKESGHKRWKLKRSWTFQGLKRDPSMSGISGKAKGLEKDSDEKTEEAAAGGAEEVEEAKAEAGATEEAKTDGGEEKAEGGEEEKAATTGGGTVTQHANEIWTSFKKRVIPKSKRANTECAPGGEEDATAAAPSGEDAAAEEGKDGKTAKAKRSHFGRAVSLKNFIMRKGKSSSVDAKEGEEATEGGEAAEEGGADDEATTATEETNEKDAPAVEEKTPAEEESVAEEAKEPKEPEKTTTEVPVTNGENGCSNGTVEENATHNHQEEEQEETTGSSPVKKSKEAGGVKDEANAKIINATAAVNSDKKAGNV from the exons ATGGCGGCAACGGAGGCCAGCGTGGCGCCGGTGGTCCAGGAAGATGGAAAAACCCCCGAAAACAAGCCGGCAGAGGCGGAGCAACCGGCTAAAACCGCAAACTCAGAGACTGTCAACAGTGAGGTTGTTGATAAAGACGGCACAGCTGTCAACAGCGAAGTAGTCGATAATAAAGAGACTGTGAATAATGACACAGAGGCGGCGGCAGGAACCCTGGAGGGAGGAGAAGCAGCAAGTGGGGAAGTAGCGCCTCCTCAGAACTCAGAAAATGCCTCCTCTGCTGAGCCCAAGACCTCCTTCCTGGACTCCTTCCTGAACAAGAGCGGCCTGGGGAAGGTGATGGGAggaaggaagaagaaagagcaTAGCGCCGCTGCCGGAGGAGGCGAGGAGAGTCAGGTCGAAGGAGGcgagaaagagggagaaaagggaggagaggaggatgcAGCGGGTGAGGGGGGAGCAGAGGGAGCTGCAGAGGGAGAGGCAGCAACAGACAAAGCTGCAGAAAacggagagaaagaggaggagaagaagggggAGAAAGGAAAACCTGCAGAGGCAAAATCCACAGTTCGTGATCTGATCAGGAAGCCAGTGGCGAGGATCTTCTCCCATCGCAGCACCGAGAAGAAGGACGGCGCCGCCGCGGAACCCCAGAAAGAAGTCATGGTTCGGTCCAAGTCCCTGGACCGCCTGGGAGATCCCGAAGCACTTAATGCCCCCGTAGACTCCAcggtggaggagggaggagctgcaggaggagcagAGGGAGAGCAGAAAGCATCGTCTTCCTCATCAGCCACCAAGCACATGAAGCGCTGGCACTCCTTCAAGAAACTCATGGCTCAAAAAACTCACAAGAAGAGCAGCGGAGGAGAGGACGGGAAAGAAGAGGGAGCAGATGGCGAGGGAGGTGGTGGAGACTCCTCCACGCTGGACTCCAAGGAGTCAGGGCACAAGAGGTGGAAGCTGAAACGCTCTTGGACCTTCCAGGGCCTGAAGAGGGACCCATCCATGTCCGGCATCAGCGGCAAGGCCAAGGGTTTGGAAAAAGACTCAGATGAAAAGACGGAGGAGGCGGCGGCAGGTGGAGCTGAGGAGGTAGAAGAAGCCAAGGCTGAAGCTGGGGCAACAGAGGAGGCCAAGACGGATGGAGGTGAGGAGAAAGCAGAGGGAGGCGAAGAGGAGAAGGCGGCAACAACAGGAGGTGGAACGGTGACGCAACACGCCAACGAGATCTGGACCTCCTTTAAGAAGCGGGTCATCCCCAAAAGCAAACGCGCCAACACGGAGTGCGCCCCCGGTGGCGAGGAGGACGCAACTGCAGCCGCTCCATCAG GTGAGGAcgcagctgcagaggaaggaAAAGATGGAAAGACAGCCAAGGCCAAGCGCTCCCATTTTGGCCGTGCAGTCTCCCTGAAGAACTTCATCATGCGGAAGGGCAAATCCAGCAGCGTGGATGccaaggagggagaggaggccACAGAGGGAGGAGAAGCAGCAGAGGAGGGAGGTGCTGATGATGAAGCCACCACAGCAACAGAAGAAACCAATGAGAAAGATGCACCAGCGGTGGAGGAGAAGACACCGGCGGAGGAGGAGAGCGTCGCCGAGGAGGCCAAGGAGCCAAAGGAGCCGGAGAAGACAACGACCGAAGTTCCTGTGACCAACGGAGAGAACGGCTGCTCCAACGGCACGGTGGAGGAAAACGCCACACACAATCaccaggaggaggagcaggaggagacaACAGGGAGCAGCCCCGTGAAGAAGAGCAAGGAGGCAGGAGGAGTAAAAGACGAGGCCAACGCCAAGATCATCAACGCCACAGCGGCTGTGAACAGCG ACAAAAAGGCGGGAAACGTGTGA